Proteins encoded in a region of the Dorea longicatena genome:
- a CDS encoding phosphoribosylaminoimidazolecarboxamide formyltransferase codes for MNELELKYGCNPNQKPSRIYMEDGSELPIKVLNGRPGYINFLDAFNGWQLVSELKKATGLPAATSFKHVSPAGAAVGLPLSDTLAKIYWVDDLGELSPLASAYARARGADRMSSFGDFISLSDVCDVDTAKLIKREVSDGVIAPGYEPEALEILKAKKKGNYNVIQIDPDYVPAPIEHKQVFGVTFEQGRNELKIDDDFFSNIVTENKELTEQAKIDLAISMITLKYTQSNSVCFVKDGQAIGIGAGQQSRIHCTRLAGGKADNWWLRQSPQVMNLPFVDGIRRADRDNAIDLYMGDDYMDVLADDAWPAIFKEKPEVFTREAKREWLDKLTDVALGSDAFFPFGDNIERAHKSGVKYIAQPGGSVRDDNVIATCNKYDMVMSFTGIRLFHH; via the coding sequence ATGAACGAATTAGAACTGAAATATGGATGTAATCCGAACCAGAAACCTTCCAGAATCTATATGGAAGACGGAAGTGAACTGCCGATCAAGGTTCTGAATGGAAGACCGGGATATATCAATTTCCTGGATGCATTTAACGGATGGCAGCTTGTAAGTGAGTTAAAGAAAGCAACCGGACTTCCGGCAGCTACATCATTCAAGCATGTATCTCCTGCAGGTGCCGCAGTCGGACTTCCACTGAGTGATACGCTTGCAAAGATCTACTGGGTAGATGATCTCGGAGAATTATCTCCGCTTGCATCTGCATACGCAAGAGCAAGAGGCGCAGACCGTATGTCTTCTTTCGGAGATTTTATTTCTCTGTCTGATGTATGTGACGTGGATACTGCCAAACTGATCAAACGTGAAGTATCCGATGGTGTGATCGCTCCTGGATATGAACCGGAAGCGCTGGAAATCTTAAAAGCAAAGAAAAAAGGAAACTACAATGTAATCCAGATCGATCCGGATTATGTACCGGCTCCAATCGAACACAAGCAGGTATTCGGTGTTACATTTGAGCAGGGAAGAAATGAATTAAAGATTGACGATGATTTCTTCTCAAATATCGTGACAGAGAACAAAGAACTGACAGAGCAGGCTAAGATTGATCTGGCAATCTCTATGATTACATTAAAATATACACAGTCCAACTCTGTATGTTTCGTAAAAGACGGACAGGCAATCGGTATCGGTGCAGGACAGCAGTCCAGAATCCATTGTACACGTCTTGCAGGAGGCAAAGCAGATAACTGGTGGCTCAGACAGTCACCGCAGGTTATGAATCTTCCATTCGTGGATGGAATCAGACGTGCAGACAGAGACAATGCGATCGATCTCTATATGGGAGACGATTACATGGACGTGCTTGCAGACGATGCATGGCCGGCAATCTTCAAAGAAAAACCGGAAGTATTCACAAGAGAAGCCAAGAGAGAATGGCTGGACAAACTGACCGATGTTGCACTTGGATCAGATGCATTCTTCCCATTTGGGGATAATATCGAGCGTGCGCATAAGAGTGGTGTAAAATACATTGCACAGCCGGGTGGATCCGTACGTGATGACAATGTAATTGCAACATGTAATAAATATGATATGGTGATGTCATTTACCGGAATCCGTTTATTCCATCACTAA
- a CDS encoding IMP cyclohydrolase yields the protein MEMLSIEKELQGNSYPGRGIIIGKSADGTKAVTAYFIMGRSENSRNRVFVEEGEGIRTQAFDPSKLTDPSLIIYAPVRVLGNKTIVTNGDQTDTIYEGMDKQLTFEQSLRSREFEPDGPNYTPRISGVMHIENGTFNYAMSILKSNNGNPESCNRYTFAYENPAAGEGHFIHTYKCDGNPLPSFEGEPKLIAIPDDMDAFADSLWNSLNADNKVSLFVRYIDIATGTYETKIINKNQ from the coding sequence ATGGAAATGTTATCAATCGAGAAGGAACTGCAGGGCAATTCTTACCCGGGACGTGGCATTATTATAGGAAAGAGTGCAGATGGGACCAAAGCTGTAACTGCTTACTTTATTATGGGAAGAAGTGAGAACAGCCGTAACCGTGTGTTTGTAGAAGAAGGGGAAGGCATCCGCACACAGGCATTTGATCCATCCAAACTGACTGATCCAAGCCTGATCATTTATGCACCGGTACGAGTACTTGGCAACAAGACGATCGTAACTAACGGAGATCAGACAGATACCATCTACGAGGGCATGGACAAGCAGCTTACATTTGAACAGTCACTCAGAAGCCGTGAATTCGAACCAGACGGACCGAACTACACACCTAGAATTTCTGGTGTTATGCATATTGAAAATGGAACATTTAACTACGCAATGTCAATCCTAAAGAGCAACAACGGCAATCCGGAAAGCTGCAACCGTTATACATTTGCATATGAGAATCCTGCAGCAGGAGAAGGACATTTCATCCATACATACAAATGTGACGGCAATCCGCTTCCGAGCTTTGAAGGAGAACCAAAACTGATCGCAATTCCGGATGATATGGATGCATTTGCCGACAGCTTATGGAACAGCCTGAATGCGGACAACAAAGTATCATTATTCGTACGCTATATTGATATCGCGACAGGTACATATGAGACAAAGATCATCAATAAGAACCAGTAA
- a CDS encoding radical SAM protein: MNVVDTVKNAAFASAIQAALNYMDKDPETNIPKVMSIVDKAAPEGWYESQRNAIRQGIAEKGNWYQLAQKVWELDPGVRKTFFTNFIVNASLKGSALQKETEEKEDCNVPWAILLDPTSACNLHCTGCWAAEYGHKLNLSLETIDDIVTQGKKLGTYMYIYTGGEPMVRKKDIITICERHPDCEFLSFTNGTLIDEEFCQEMLRVKNFVPAISLEGFETANDGRRGPGVFDKVKHAMQLLKEHNLPFGISTCYTSMNYKDITSEEFYDMIIEAGALFIWFFHYMPVGNDAAPELMPNPEQRKAVYERIRAFRSSKPIFSLDFQNDAEYIGGCIAGGRYYLHINAAGDVDPCVFIHYSNANIHEVSLLDALKSPIFQAYRKGQPFNDNMLRPCPMLENPECLPKMVKETGAHSTDPQSPEDVQHLCDKCKPYAEAWTKMADKLWVERQTAKK; this comes from the coding sequence ATGAATGTTGTAGACACAGTAAAAAACGCCGCCTTTGCTTCCGCTATTCAGGCAGCACTTAACTACATGGATAAGGATCCTGAAACTAATATTCCAAAGGTTATGAGTATCGTTGACAAGGCTGCACCAGAAGGCTGGTATGAAAGTCAGCGTAATGCGATCCGTCAGGGTATCGCCGAAAAAGGTAATTGGTATCAGCTTGCACAGAAAGTATGGGAGCTGGATCCAGGTGTACGAAAAACTTTCTTTACAAACTTTATTGTTAACGCTTCTTTGAAGGGTTCTGCTCTTCAGAAGGAAACCGAGGAAAAAGAAGACTGTAATGTTCCTTGGGCGATTTTATTAGATCCGACTTCAGCCTGTAACCTGCACTGTACCGGATGCTGGGCTGCAGAATACGGACATAAACTGAATCTTTCTCTCGAAACGATCGATGACATCGTAACACAGGGAAAGAAACTTGGTACATACATGTATATCTATACCGGTGGGGAACCAATGGTACGTAAAAAAGATATCATCACAATCTGCGAACGTCATCCTGACTGTGAATTCTTATCTTTCACAAATGGTACACTGATCGATGAAGAATTCTGTCAGGAAATGTTAAGAGTTAAGAACTTCGTTCCTGCAATCAGTCTGGAAGGATTTGAAACTGCCAATGACGGACGCCGTGGTCCTGGTGTGTTTGATAAAGTAAAACATGCTATGCAGTTATTAAAAGAACACAACCTTCCATTTGGTATCTCAACCTGTTATACAAGTATGAACTACAAAGATATCACAAGTGAAGAATTCTACGATATGATCATCGAAGCCGGTGCTTTATTCATCTGGTTCTTCCACTATATGCCAGTTGGAAATGACGCCGCTCCGGAACTTATGCCAAATCCAGAGCAGAGAAAAGCTGTATACGAACGTATCCGTGCTTTCAGAAGCTCCAAACCAATCTTCAGTCTGGACTTCCAGAATGATGCGGAATACATCGGCGGATGTATCGCGGGCGGACGTTACTACCTGCACATCAATGCAGCCGGAGATGTGGATCCTTGTGTATTCATCCATTATTCGAATGCCAATATCCATGAAGTCAGTCTTCTGGATGCATTAAAGAGTCCAATCTTCCAGGCATACCGAAAAGGACAGCCATTCAATGACAACATGCTGCGCCCATGTCCAATGCTTGAGAATCCGGAATGCTTACCAAAGATGGTAAAAGAGACCGGTGCTCACTCTACCGATCCACAGTCACCGGAAGATGTACAGCATCTTTGCGATAAATGTAAGCCTTACGCTGAGGCCTGGACGAAGATGGCTGATAAGCTTTGGGTGGAGAGACAGACAGCGAAGAAGTAA
- the thiE gene encoding thiamine phosphate synthase encodes MCKKMKKEDLLLYAVTDRHWLNGETLYSQVEKTLEGGTTFVQLREKELDEAHFLKEAKEIKELCARYRVPFVINDNVDIALEMDADGVHVGQSDMEADDVRAKLGPDKIIGVSAQTVEQAVLAEKRGADYLGVGAVFHTNSKADVAEVSRETLKAICDAVDIPVIAIGGISKENVSELAGTGICGIAVISAIFAEKDIKKATEKLKSLTGEMVKA; translated from the coding sequence ATGTGTAAAAAGATGAAAAAAGAAGATTTACTTCTGTATGCGGTGACAGATCGCCACTGGTTAAATGGTGAGACGTTATACAGTCAGGTAGAGAAAACGCTGGAAGGCGGTACGACATTCGTACAGCTGAGAGAAAAAGAACTGGATGAAGCACATTTCCTGAAAGAAGCAAAAGAAATCAAAGAACTTTGTGCCAGATACCGGGTGCCGTTTGTGATCAATGACAATGTAGATATTGCACTGGAAATGGACGCCGATGGTGTACATGTCGGACAGAGTGATATGGAAGCAGACGACGTAAGAGCAAAGCTTGGACCGGATAAGATCATCGGTGTATCTGCACAGACGGTAGAACAGGCAGTTCTTGCCGAAAAGAGAGGAGCTGATTATCTGGGAGTCGGAGCAGTATTCCATACAAATTCGAAAGCCGATGTTGCTGAGGTAAGTCGTGAGACATTAAAAGCAATCTGTGATGCGGTAGACATTCCGGTAATCGCAATCGGCGGAATCAGTAAAGAAAATGTATCAGAGCTTGCAGGAACCGGAATCTGTGGAATTGCCGTGATCAGTGCGATATTTGCAGAAAAAGATATTAAAAAAGCGACAGAGAAACTAAAAAGTTTAACAGGAGAAATGGTGAAAGCATGA
- the thiM gene encoding hydroxyethylthiazole kinase translates to MLGNCIENVRKNVPLVHNITNYVTVNDVANVLLACGGSPIMSDEPEDVKEITSICGGLNINIGTLSKRSIEGMFAAGARANELGHATLLDPVGAGASTLRTNTAVELMEKIRFDVIRGNISEVKTLAQGSGTTKGVDADVTDAVTEENLEEGIAFTKAFAKKAGCIVAITGAIDLVSDADRCYVIRNGRPEMGKITGTGCQLSGMMTAFLTANPEQKLEAAAAAVCTMGLAGEIGWSYMQKGDGNATYRNRIIDAIYNMDKETLDKGAKYEIR, encoded by the coding sequence ATGTTAGGAAACTGTATCGAAAATGTAAGAAAGAATGTACCGTTGGTACACAACATCACCAATTATGTAACGGTAAATGACGTTGCGAATGTATTGTTAGCCTGTGGTGGAAGCCCGATCATGTCAGATGAACCGGAGGATGTAAAGGAAATCACTTCAATCTGCGGAGGGCTGAATATCAACATTGGTACTTTGAGCAAAAGAAGTATTGAGGGAATGTTCGCAGCCGGAGCGCGTGCCAATGAGCTGGGGCATGCAACGTTATTGGATCCGGTCGGAGCAGGAGCGAGCACACTTCGGACGAATACAGCTGTAGAACTGATGGAGAAGATCAGGTTCGATGTGATCCGTGGAAATATCTCGGAAGTAAAAACACTGGCACAGGGCAGCGGAACAACAAAAGGGGTAGATGCAGATGTGACAGATGCCGTAACAGAAGAGAATCTGGAAGAAGGTATTGCATTTACCAAAGCATTTGCCAAAAAGGCGGGATGTATCGTTGCGATTACAGGTGCGATTGACCTGGTAAGTGATGCAGACCGATGCTATGTGATCCGCAACGGTCGTCCGGAGATGGGAAAGATTACGGGAACAGGATGTCAGTTATCGGGAATGATGACAGCGTTCTTAACAGCGAATCCGGAACAGAAACTGGAAGCAGCTGCAGCAGCTGTATGTACAATGGGGCTGGCCGGAGAGATCGGATGGAGTTATATGCAGAAAGGTGACGGTAACGCTACTTACCGCAACCGTATCATTGATGCTATCTACAATATGGATAAAGAGACATTGGATAAAGGTGCAAAATATGAGATCAGATAA
- the greA gene encoding transcription elongation factor GreA: MGEQLTESDVKKIKEEIEYRKIVVRKKELEAVKEARAQGDLSENFEYKAAKQDKNRNESRIRYLERMLKNAKIVSDTSKADEVGINNTVEVYFEDDDETETYRLVTSIRGNSLQGLISIESPLGKAIQGHKVGDRVLVKTNGNDGYYIVIKNIDNTTDDSHDTLRKY, translated from the coding sequence ATGGGAGAACAGTTAACCGAAAGTGATGTTAAGAAGATCAAAGAAGAGATTGAATACCGCAAGATTGTTGTGCGTAAGAAAGAACTGGAAGCTGTAAAAGAGGCAAGAGCGCAGGGCGACTTAAGCGAGAACTTTGAGTACAAGGCAGCAAAACAGGATAAGAACCGAAATGAAAGCCGTATCCGTTATCTGGAGAGAATGCTTAAGAATGCGAAGATCGTATCAGATACATCGAAAGCAGATGAAGTCGGAATCAATAATACGGTCGAGGTCTATTTTGAAGATGATGATGAGACAGAGACATATCGTCTTGTAACCAGTATCAGGGGGAATTCCCTTCAGGGCCTGATCAGTATTGAATCACCACTCGGCAAAGCGATACAGGGACATAAGGTCGGAGACCGTGTACTTGTTAAGACCAACGGAAATGACGGATATTATATCGTGATCAAAAATATTGACAATACAACAGATGACAGTCATGATACATTGCGCAAATATTAA
- a CDS encoding HAD family hydrolase: protein MSALFFDIDGTILSEITHKIPESALEALHKAQENGHKTFINTGRTICSVPPMIKRISFDGFLCGCGTHLIYGEQVVFHHSIPYERGREIIKSMKDCKVEGFLEGTEDIYYSNRISRLEPVESSRRYMAGLGLGREQAMEDTGYDFDKILIYIDKMADGERFFKETEDVFNHIDRLGGVYECVQKEYSKATAIEYIQKELHLADDEIYAFGDSSNDLDMIKAAGHGVIMGHHDPVLEPYAEYITDTVENDGLYKAMEHYGLI, encoded by the coding sequence ATGTCAGCATTATTTTTTGATATTGATGGAACAATTTTAAGTGAGATTACACATAAAATACCGGAAAGTGCACTGGAGGCATTACATAAGGCACAGGAGAACGGTCACAAGACATTTATCAATACCGGGCGTACCATATGCAGTGTACCACCGATGATAAAGAGGATATCATTTGATGGATTCCTGTGTGGATGCGGAACGCATCTGATCTATGGAGAACAGGTTGTGTTTCATCATTCGATTCCCTATGAAAGAGGACGTGAAATTATTAAAAGCATGAAGGACTGTAAAGTAGAAGGATTTCTGGAAGGAACAGAGGATATCTATTATTCGAACCGGATCTCCAGACTGGAGCCGGTAGAAAGCAGCAGAAGGTATATGGCAGGACTTGGGCTTGGAAGAGAACAGGCAATGGAAGATACAGGCTATGATTTTGATAAGATACTGATCTATATAGATAAGATGGCAGATGGAGAACGATTCTTTAAAGAAACAGAAGATGTATTTAACCATATCGACCGTCTGGGAGGTGTCTATGAATGTGTACAGAAAGAGTATTCCAAGGCAACTGCAATTGAGTACATACAGAAAGAACTGCATCTGGCTGATGATGAAATCTATGCATTCGGAGATAGCAGCAATGACCTTGATATGATCAAAGCTGCCGGACATGGAGTGATCATGGGGCATCATGATCCGGTTCTGGAGCCATATGCAGAATACATTACAGATACAGTGGAGAATGACGGGCTTTATAAGGCGATGGAGCATTATGGATTGATTTAG
- a CDS encoding tRNA-binding protein codes for MITLEHFDEVDMRVGTITAVSLNKRARKPAYKITVDLGDFGTKNSSAQLTNYEPEELVGKQVVCVCNFEPMRIGDVKSEVRLLGSDTDEGCILLTSLTPVKNGSKIF; via the coding sequence ATGATTACATTAGAACATTTTGATGAAGTCGACATGAGAGTTGGCACTATTACAGCTGTATCGTTGAATAAAAGGGCAAGAAAACCTGCTTATAAAATCACCGTAGATCTCGGCGATTTCGGAACCAAGAACAGCTCCGCTCAGTTAACCAACTATGAGCCTGAAGAACTGGTTGGAAAGCAGGTAGTCTGTGTATGCAACTTTGAACCCATGAGAATCGGTGATGTAAAAAGTGAAGTACGTCTGCTCGGAAGTGATACCGATGAAGGATGTATCCTTCTTACTTCTCTGACTCCGGTGAAAAACGGAAGTAAAATATTTTAA
- the fucO gene encoding lactaldehyde reductase, producing MANRINLNQTSFHGAGAIKEIVAEVKVRGLKKALVCSDPDLIKFNVTTKVTKVLDDAGLEYELYSDIKPNPTIQNVQHGVEAFKKAGADYIIAIGGGSSMDTSKAIGIIIANPEFEDVRSLEGTAPTKNPCVPIIAVPTTAGTAAEVTINYVITDVEKKRKFVCVDPHDMPVIAVVDPEMMSSMPKGLTASTGMDALTHAIEGYTTKAAWEMTDMFHLKAIELISKSLRSAVANEKEGREGMALGQYIAGMGFSNVGLGIAHSMAHTLGAVYDTPHGVACAMMLPIVMEYNAECTGEKYKEIAKAMGVEGVDDMSVEEYRKAAVDAVRKLSVDVGIPTKLEALKEEDLQFLAESAHADACAPGNPKDASVEDLKDLFRKLM from the coding sequence ATGGCAAACAGAATTAATTTAAACCAGACATCATTTCACGGAGCAGGAGCAATCAAAGAGATTGTAGCAGAAGTTAAAGTAAGAGGACTGAAAAAAGCACTGGTATGTTCAGACCCGGATCTGATCAAATTCAATGTGACAACAAAGGTAACAAAAGTACTTGATGATGCAGGACTGGAATATGAATTATATTCTGACATTAAACCAAATCCGACGATTCAGAATGTACAGCACGGAGTTGAGGCATTTAAGAAAGCGGGAGCTGATTATATTATCGCAATCGGCGGAGGATCTTCTATGGATACATCCAAAGCAATCGGTATCATCATTGCCAATCCGGAATTCGAAGATGTAAGAAGTCTGGAAGGAACAGCACCAACCAAGAATCCATGTGTTCCGATCATTGCAGTGCCTACAACAGCAGGAACAGCAGCAGAGGTAACGATCAACTATGTTATCACTGATGTCGAGAAGAAGAGAAAATTCGTCTGTGTAGATCCGCACGACATGCCTGTTATCGCAGTCGTAGATCCGGAGATGATGTCTTCTATGCCAAAGGGACTGACAGCTTCGACAGGTATGGATGCCCTGACACATGCAATTGAAGGATATACAACAAAGGCAGCATGGGAAATGACAGATATGTTCCACTTGAAAGCAATCGAACTCATTTCCAAATCTTTAAGAAGTGCAGTTGCCAATGAAAAAGAAGGACGCGAGGGCATGGCACTCGGACAGTATATCGCAGGAATGGGATTCTCTAACGTAGGTCTTGGAATCGCACATTCTATGGCTCATACACTTGGAGCTGTATATGATACACCACATGGTGTTGCGTGTGCAATGATGCTTCCAATCGTTATGGAATACAATGCAGAATGCACAGGAGAGAAATATAAAGAAATCGCAAAAGCAATGGGCGTTGAAGGCGTAGATGATATGTCTGTAGAAGAATACAGAAAAGCAGCAGTAGATGCTGTACGTAAATTATCTGTTGATGTCGGAATTCCTACAAAACTGGAAGCTCTGAAAGAAGAAGACCTTCAGTTCCTTGCTGAATCCGCTCACGCAGATGCATGTGCACCGGGTAACCCGAAAGATGCAAGCGTAGAAGATCTGAAAGATCTGTTCAGAAAATTAATGTAA
- a CDS encoding TetR/AcrR family transcriptional regulator C-terminal domain-containing protein, whose amino-acid sequence MKYRLADAMKNCMKKMPVEKITVKEIVTECGTTRQTFYRNFQDKYDLINWYFDRILLESFQHMGEGKTAYEGLVNKFHYIEEEKLFFKAAFRNDDQNCLRDHDFQLILRFYENQIQEKTKQPIPENLHFQLEMYCQGSVYMTTQWVLGDMKKRPEEMARNLVAAMPAELETLFKKLELL is encoded by the coding sequence ATGAAATACCGTCTGGCGGACGCTATGAAAAACTGTATGAAGAAGATGCCGGTAGAAAAGATTACGGTAAAAGAAATCGTAACAGAATGCGGAACGACAAGGCAGACATTTTACCGGAATTTTCAGGATAAATATGATCTGATCAACTGGTATTTTGACCGGATCCTGTTGGAATCGTTCCAGCATATGGGAGAAGGTAAGACGGCTTATGAAGGTCTTGTTAATAAGTTTCATTATATAGAAGAAGAAAAATTATTCTTCAAAGCTGCTTTTCGTAATGATGATCAGAATTGTCTGCGAGATCATGATTTTCAGCTGATCTTAAGATTCTATGAGAACCAGATTCAGGAAAAGACAAAACAGCCAATTCCTGAGAATCTGCATTTCCAACTGGAAATGTATTGTCAGGGATCTGTATATATGACAACGCAGTGGGTACTTGGAGATATGAAAAAGCGCCCGGAAGAGATGGCGAGAAATCTGGTTGCAGCAATGCCGGCAGAGCTGGAAACACTATTTAAGAAATTAGAACTCCTGTAA
- a CDS encoding ABC-F family ATP-binding cassette domain-containing protein: MSILNVEHLTHGFGDRAIFSDVSFRLLKGEHIGLVGANGEGKSTFMNIVTGKLVPDEGKVEWSKNVHAGYLDQHAVLEKGMTIRDVLKSAFDPLLQKEQRMNEICDLLGTADEEEMNRLMDELGTIQDELTLHDFYTIDAKVEEVARALGLLDLGLDRDVTDLSGGQRTKVLLAKLLLEKPDILLLDEPTNYLDEEHIAWLKRYLLDYENAFILISHDIPFLNEVVNIIYHMENQELNRYVGDYDHFQEVYAVKKAQLEAAYRRQQQEISELKDFVARNKARVSTRNMAMSRQKKLDKMDVIELAAEKPKPEFHFRYGRTPGKMLFETHDLVTGYDEPLSKPLNFSMERGQKIALVGTNGIGKTTLLKSILGLIPSLSGSCELGENLEIGYFEQEVKGENKTTCIDEIWQEFPSFTQYEVRSALAKCGLTTKHIESQVRVLSGGEQAKVRLCKLINRDTNILLLDEPTNHLDVDAKDSLKKALQEYRGSILLICHEPEFYQDVVNEVWDMSKWTTKVF; this comes from the coding sequence ATGAGTATATTAAATGTTGAACATCTGACACATGGTTTCGGGGACAGAGCCATATTCTCAGATGTTTCTTTTCGACTTTTAAAGGGAGAACACATCGGTCTTGTAGGAGCCAACGGAGAGGGAAAATCTACCTTTATGAATATTGTGACCGGAAAGCTTGTGCCGGATGAAGGAAAAGTAGAATGGTCTAAGAATGTACATGCAGGATATCTGGATCAGCATGCGGTCCTCGAAAAGGGAATGACCATCCGTGACGTGTTAAAATCTGCATTCGATCCGCTGCTTCAGAAAGAACAGCGTATGAATGAAATCTGTGATCTGCTTGGAACGGCAGATGAAGAAGAGATGAACCGTCTGATGGACGAACTCGGAACCATTCAGGATGAGCTTACGTTGCACGATTTCTATACGATTGATGCAAAGGTAGAGGAAGTGGCAAGAGCACTCGGACTTCTGGATCTGGGTCTGGACCGTGATGTTACAGACTTAAGCGGAGGACAGAGAACGAAAGTCCTTCTTGCAAAACTGTTATTGGAAAAGCCGGATATCCTGCTTCTGGATGAGCCGACCAACTACCTGGATGAGGAACATATTGCATGGTTGAAGCGCTATCTTCTGGATTATGAGAATGCATTTATTCTGATCTCGCATGATATTCCATTCTTAAACGAAGTGGTCAATATCATTTATCATATGGAGAATCAGGAACTGAACCGTTATGTGGGAGATTATGATCACTTCCAGGAAGTCTATGCAGTGAAGAAAGCGCAGCTGGAAGCTGCTTACAGAAGACAGCAGCAGGAGATCAGTGAGCTGAAAGATTTCGTGGCACGTAATAAGGCACGTGTATCTACCAGAAATATGGCGATGTCCAGACAGAAGAAACTGGATAAGATGGATGTGATCGAGCTGGCGGCAGAGAAACCAAAGCCGGAATTTCATTTCCGTTATGGACGGACACCCGGAAAGATGTTATTCGAGACACATGATCTGGTGACGGGATATGATGAACCGTTATCGAAACCATTGAACTTCAGTATGGAGCGTGGACAGAAGATTGCACTTGTCGGAACGAACGGAATAGGTAAGACTACATTATTGAAGAGTATTCTGGGATTGATCCCATCGTTATCCGGAAGTTGCGAACTGGGAGAGAATCTGGAGATTGGTTACTTTGAGCAGGAAGTAAAAGGAGAGAATAAGACAACCTGTATTGATGAGATCTGGCAGGAGTTTCCTTCATTTACACAATATGAAGTCCGTTCTGCGCTGGCAAAATGTGGACTGACAACGAAGCATATTGAAAGTCAGGTCAGAGTATTAAGCGGTGGAGAACAGGCGAAAGTCAGACTTTGTAAGCTGATCAACAGGGATACGAATATATTACTTCTGGACGAACCTACAAACCATCTGGATGTGGACGCAAAGGATTCGTTGAAAAAAGCTTTGCAGGAGTACAGAGGAAGTATTCTTTTAATCTGCCACGAACCTGAGTTTTATCAGGATGTAGTGAATGAAGTGTGGGACATGAGTAAGTGGACGACAAAAGTATTCTAA
- a CDS encoding GNAT family N-acetyltransferase: MNEIAVVTEQDIPDILRMIHEIYSELPNKEWFSLDSDEEVTSYMMTGGFGLKAICDGRLAGVFIARAKNLGDENLGYDLKFDEEQRKQSAHMEIAMVRKEYRGQGLQRKMMEESEQILKEQGYHYLLGTAHPDNVASVNTFLKLQYEQVMTKEKYGGMKRSIFCKAI; this comes from the coding sequence ATGAATGAGATAGCAGTTGTAACAGAGCAGGATATACCGGATATTCTTCGAATGATCCATGAAATCTATAGTGAACTTCCGAATAAGGAATGGTTCAGTCTGGATAGCGATGAGGAAGTAACAAGCTATATGATGACTGGTGGCTTTGGATTAAAGGCAATATGTGATGGCAGACTGGCAGGTGTCTTTATCGCACGGGCAAAGAATCTTGGGGATGAGAATCTCGGATACGATCTGAAATTTGATGAAGAACAGCGAAAGCAGTCGGCACATATGGAGATTGCCATGGTAAGAAAAGAATACCGCGGACAGGGGTTGCAGAGAAAGATGATGGAAGAGTCAGAACAGATTCTGAAAGAACAGGGATATCATTATCTGCTTGGAACGGCACATCCGGACAATGTGGCAAGTGTGAATACATTCCTGAAATTACAGTATGAACAGGTGATGACGAAGGAAAAATATGGCGGGATGAAGAGGAGTATTTTCTGTAAAGCGATATAA